One window from the genome of Natronomonas pharaonis DSM 2160 encodes:
- a CDS encoding NUDIX hydrolase yields the protein MDKDALAWETLASERDYTCPGFDVIRDDVRLPNGTETEFHYVSEPPSVVILPFRPDGDVVVIEEWRQAVGRVSYGLPAGGLETDDEDVIAAAHRELAEETGYEADAIEQLGTYEPANGLFDSVFHYVVAHGCRPTAEQQLDDNESITVETASFDDLRDRAAVGDLRDGRTALGVLQYAVRKDS from the coding sequence ATGGACAAGGACGCGCTCGCTTGGGAGACACTTGCTTCGGAACGTGACTACACCTGTCCCGGCTTCGATGTCATACGCGACGATGTGCGGCTGCCGAACGGCACCGAGACGGAGTTCCACTACGTCTCCGAGCCACCGTCAGTTGTGATACTCCCGTTCCGGCCGGACGGTGACGTGGTCGTTATCGAGGAGTGGCGACAGGCGGTCGGCCGGGTCAGCTATGGGCTCCCGGCTGGTGGCCTCGAAACTGACGACGAAGATGTCATCGCAGCGGCACACCGTGAGCTGGCCGAGGAGACGGGCTATGAGGCTGACGCGATAGAACAGCTCGGTACCTATGAGCCGGCAAACGGGCTGTTCGACTCGGTGTTTCACTACGTCGTCGCCCATGGCTGTCGGCCGACGGCCGAACAGCAACTCGACGACAACGAGTCTATCACCGTCGAAACAGCCTCATTCGACGACCTCCGCGACCGCGCGGCTGTCGGCGACCTTCGGGACGGTCGCACAGCGCTCGGGGTTCTGCAGTATGCGGTCAGAAAAGATAGCTAG
- a CDS encoding TOBE domain-containing protein, protein MTGEHSTAPRGYPPLMNRTNGQGEAALVAEGVEFDADDATLLREINETGSVARASSNLGRSRARQLSRIETLESAFGDLVERRRGGSGGGGSRLTENAGALLRRYDRLQTALTATDTVPETVLNGTVTAVLGELADVETEIGTVRGLHPDVTAGDDVQVRIGADAVTLQDPADSPGPDATSARNRYQGTVTAVEHGETVLEVTVAVSDVPFRALVTDESADRLGLDAGCPVVLTWKATATRLALR, encoded by the coding sequence ATGACGGGCGAACACTCAACTGCCCCCCGCGGCTACCCGCCGTTGATGAATCGGACGAACGGACAGGGGGAGGCTGCCCTCGTCGCAGAGGGTGTCGAGTTCGACGCGGACGATGCCACCCTACTCCGGGAAATCAATGAGACGGGGTCCGTAGCGCGCGCCTCGTCGAACCTCGGCCGGTCGCGAGCACGCCAGCTCTCCCGAATCGAGACACTGGAGTCAGCGTTCGGCGACCTCGTTGAGCGACGGCGTGGAGGCAGCGGCGGTGGAGGCAGCCGGCTGACCGAGAACGCGGGGGCGCTGTTGCGCCGCTACGACCGGCTGCAGACCGCCCTTACGGCCACAGATACGGTTCCGGAGACGGTGCTCAATGGGACGGTCACGGCGGTTCTTGGCGAACTTGCTGATGTTGAGACAGAGATCGGAACGGTCCGCGGGCTCCACCCCGATGTGACAGCCGGCGATGACGTACAGGTACGAATCGGTGCTGATGCTGTTACCCTTCAGGACCCCGCAGACAGCCCCGGACCGGACGCGACGAGCGCACGGAACCGTTATCAAGGGACCGTAACCGCCGTTGAACACGGTGAGACCGTCCTTGAGGTGACGGTGGCCGTCTCGGACGTTCCGTTCCGGGCGCTTGTGACCGACGAAAGCGCCGACCGACTCGGGTTGGATGCTGGGTGTCCCGTCGTCCTGACATGGAAGGCGACGGCGACGCGGCTCGCGCTCCGATAG
- a CDS encoding ATP-binding cassette domain-containing protein gives MTLLSTLRGISSPARQQPGTQSESRRGGDTLAERGLAVAGVSHGFDGTAVLESVTLAVDRGETVAIIGPSGTGKTTLLRLLALFSEPDDGTIGLDGTDVWRQSERQRLAARRRIGMVFQKANLFDTTVRRNVRYGLSVRRSWRERLRSWLGGRKRQESVFEALDIVGLADAASQSASSLSGGEAQRVAFARALAYDPDFLLLDEPTSDLDPRNTAVIEEAVDAARSRGLGVAVATHDMHQARRIADRIVVLLDGQVIEAGPTERVFSDPDDARARKFINGELVY, from the coding sequence ATGACGCTGCTATCGACGCTGCGAGGGATTTCCAGCCCGGCACGCCAACAGCCCGGAACGCAAAGCGAATCGAGACGTGGCGGCGACACGCTCGCCGAACGCGGATTGGCCGTCGCCGGTGTCTCTCACGGCTTCGACGGGACGGCAGTTCTGGAATCGGTGACGCTGGCTGTCGACCGGGGTGAGACAGTCGCGATAATCGGCCCATCCGGAACCGGAAAGACGACGCTGCTGCGGCTGCTGGCGCTATTTTCCGAGCCAGACGATGGGACCATCGGTCTCGACGGGACCGATGTGTGGCGGCAATCCGAACGCCAGCGGCTCGCTGCGCGTCGCCGCATCGGGATGGTCTTTCAGAAAGCGAACCTCTTCGATACGACCGTTCGGCGGAACGTCCGCTACGGGCTCTCGGTGCGCCGTAGCTGGCGGGAGCGACTCCGGTCGTGGCTCGGAGGCCGGAAGCGACAGGAATCTGTTTTCGAGGCGCTGGACATCGTTGGGCTAGCCGACGCGGCCAGCCAGTCCGCGTCGTCGCTTTCAGGCGGGGAGGCCCAGCGAGTCGCTTTCGCCCGTGCACTCGCTTACGACCCGGACTTCCTGTTGCTCGACGAACCGACCTCCGATCTGGACCCGCGGAACACGGCGGTCATCGAGGAGGCGGTCGACGCTGCGCGCTCGCGAGGACTGGGTGTCGCCGTCGCAACGCACGACATGCATCAGGCTCGACGTATCGCAGACCGGATAGTCGTCCTCCTCGATGGGCAGGTCATCGAGGCCGGACCAACCGAGCGGGTGTTCTCTGACCCCGACGACGCCCGCGCCCGGAAGTTCATCAACGGAGAGTTGGTGTACTGA
- a CDS encoding DUF7521 family protein: protein MVHASVDIEVQFAIAVVKTLILVLGGIVTYLAYSAYQRTGDETLFQLSVGLALVGVGVLLGGFTFELLDVSLGVGVLIESLFVLAGLSVIAYSLKK from the coding sequence ATGGTACATGCAAGTGTCGACATAGAAGTGCAGTTCGCTATCGCGGTCGTGAAGACGCTCATCCTCGTTTTGGGCGGCATCGTGACGTATCTCGCCTACAGCGCCTACCAGCGTACGGGGGACGAAACTCTCTTTCAGCTGTCGGTCGGGCTGGCGCTTGTCGGTGTCGGCGTCCTTCTCGGCGGATTCACCTTCGAACTGCTCGATGTCAGCCTCGGTGTCGGCGTACTCATCGAGAGCCTGTTCGTCCTCGCCGGACTCTCGGTCATCGCCTACTCGCTCAAAAAATAG
- a CDS encoding substrate-binding domain-containing protein, producing the protein MSMQRREFLAGGAGLTTAFTAGCADSDRANVGIADETLTLATTTSTYDTGLLDAVTLAFEDRYGVSVRTLDQGTGEALATGRRGDADVVMVHARSLEDEFIADGHGINRRDLMFNDFVVVGPDDDPAGIADLEDVTAAFATIAETASAFVSRGDNSGTHAKELAIWEAAEADPAGEWYREAGAGMGVVLNQANQTPAYALADRGTYIAQRSQLELSIQVEGPIEGGPELLANPYGVIAVNPAVHDAVNYDLAMAYIGFLTSPEGQAVIEEYTVAGEQLFFPRAVAEEPNFQQYVPEGWQPTEE; encoded by the coding sequence TTGTCGATGCAACGACGCGAGTTCCTCGCCGGGGGGGCCGGCCTCACCACAGCATTCACCGCTGGCTGTGCCGACAGCGACCGCGCTAACGTCGGTATTGCCGACGAGACGCTGACACTGGCGACGACGACCAGCACCTACGACACCGGGCTGCTCGATGCGGTAACCCTCGCTTTCGAGGACCGGTATGGCGTTTCCGTCAGGACACTTGACCAAGGGACGGGAGAGGCACTCGCGACAGGGCGGCGAGGCGATGCCGATGTCGTGATGGTCCACGCCCGGTCGCTCGAAGACGAGTTCATCGCTGACGGCCACGGTATCAACCGCCGCGACCTGATGTTCAACGATTTCGTCGTCGTTGGTCCGGACGACGACCCGGCCGGGATTGCCGACTTAGAGGATGTGACAGCGGCGTTTGCGACCATCGCTGAGACGGCTTCGGCGTTTGTCTCCCGCGGAGACAACTCCGGGACCCACGCCAAGGAACTGGCTATCTGGGAGGCCGCCGAGGCCGACCCTGCCGGAGAGTGGTACCGTGAGGCGGGCGCGGGGATGGGCGTGGTGCTGAATCAGGCAAACCAGACGCCCGCGTACGCGCTGGCTGACCGTGGGACGTACATCGCTCAGCGATCACAGCTGGAGCTCTCCATTCAGGTCGAGGGGCCGATAGAAGGCGGCCCGGAGCTGTTGGCGAATCCGTACGGTGTTATTGCTGTCAATCCGGCCGTCCACGACGCTGTCAACTACGACCTCGCGATGGCCTACATCGGCTTCCTGACCTCACCCGAGGGGCAGGCGGTAATCGAAGAGTACACTGTTGCCGGCGAACAGCTGTTTTTCCCGCGAGCGGTCGCTGAGGAACCGAATTTCCAGCAGTACGTCCCCGAGGGCTGGCAGCCCACGGAGGAGTAG
- a CDS encoding DUF7475 family protein, with protein MGATSTTSSASVFRKPGNPVGYIAIVMALVTGVLHLVAATNAIQFSQTLGILFVLNGLGFLGGIGLYLSKYWRKELFIVAALYSLVTILALFPVQGWGVEAFYMQGEINPLAVITKAAEAVLVVCALYLYATDS; from the coding sequence ATGGGTGCAACATCCACAACCAGCAGCGCGTCGGTGTTCAGGAAGCCGGGCAATCCAGTCGGCTACATCGCCATCGTGATGGCGCTCGTGACGGGCGTTTTGCACCTCGTTGCGGCGACAAACGCGATACAGTTCAGTCAGACACTCGGTATCCTGTTCGTGCTCAACGGGCTCGGGTTCCTCGGCGGTATTGGGCTCTACTTGAGCAAGTACTGGCGAAAAGAGCTGTTCATCGTGGCGGCGCTGTACTCACTCGTAACGATTCTGGCGCTTTTCCCGGTGCAAGGCTGGGGTGTCGAGGCCTTCTACATGCAGGGAGAAATCAATCCGTTAGCAGTCATCACGAAGGCCGCTGAGGCGGTACTCGTTGTCTGTGCACTCTATCTGTACGCGACGGATAGCTGA
- a CDS encoding anthranilate phosphoribosyltransferase, whose protein sequence is MAATSETYGEWPLKRLMTEVVGSGHKSADDMTREQASDAFRRILDGEPDETTLGAFWLANRWKRNTPEELAAYVDVMDEGIESAAPECDPVDCGANYDGKGRSALLGVASGLVAAAAGTPVVVHSGDRVPTQKQDAYKHVLDELGVRTELAPAESASMTDTVGFGFYYQPNFAPEVAGLEDRRDQMGVRTFVNTIETLANPADASVHLGSFYHLPYAKRLINTFDAAETATVDRVVMFQGMEGYDDVRPGSTKVAVWNEGKDIDDFDIETPNYGMDFEGEDLAVDDVAADSAAITESVLAGERTDEFADAVAVNAALRIYAGGDADDIDAGLDAAREALESGAAAERLSTLQSF, encoded by the coding sequence ATGGCAGCTACATCGGAGACGTACGGCGAGTGGCCGCTCAAGCGGCTGATGACAGAGGTCGTCGGGTCCGGACACAAGTCCGCCGACGACATGACTCGCGAGCAGGCGTCCGACGCGTTCCGTCGCATCCTTGATGGCGAACCCGACGAGACGACGCTCGGTGCCTTCTGGCTCGCCAACCGTTGGAAGCGCAACACGCCCGAGGAACTGGCGGCGTACGTCGATGTCATGGACGAGGGTATCGAAAGCGCTGCGCCGGAGTGTGACCCTGTTGATTGCGGTGCGAACTACGACGGCAAGGGCCGAAGCGCTCTCCTCGGTGTCGCTTCGGGGCTTGTCGCCGCTGCAGCGGGTACACCGGTCGTCGTTCACTCCGGTGACCGTGTCCCGACGCAAAAACAGGACGCCTACAAGCACGTCCTCGATGAACTGGGCGTCCGAACGGAACTTGCTCCGGCGGAGTCGGCCTCAATGACTGATACGGTCGGCTTCGGCTTCTACTACCAGCCGAACTTTGCTCCCGAAGTCGCCGGCCTCGAAGACCGGCGCGACCAGATGGGGGTTCGGACCTTCGTCAACACCATCGAGACGCTTGCCAATCCGGCCGACGCGTCCGTCCACCTCGGCTCGTTTTACCACCTGCCCTATGCGAAGCGACTCATCAACACCTTCGACGCCGCCGAGACGGCAACCGTCGACCGCGTAGTGATGTTCCAGGGAATGGAAGGATACGACGATGTCCGGCCGGGGTCGACGAAGGTCGCCGTCTGGAACGAGGGCAAAGACATCGATGACTTCGACATCGAGACGCCGAATTACGGAATGGACTTCGAGGGCGAGGACCTCGCTGTCGACGATGTTGCCGCCGATTCGGCGGCCATCACCGAGTCGGTGCTCGCTGGCGAGCGAACCGACGAGTTCGCCGACGCGGTGGCAGTCAACGCGGCGCTGCGCATCTACGCCGGCGGCGATGCCGACGACATCGATGCCGGACTTGACGCCGCCCGCGAGGCGCTCGAATCCGGCGCTGCGGCCGAGCGGCTCTCGACGCTACAGTCCTTCTGA
- the ahbB gene encoding siroheme decarboxylase subunit beta: protein MSTPATDDDWRAGIDDIDAALIDGYQSGFPVTERPFRTVADDLGITESEALTRVEDLYEQGIFRRFGAVLNPPVIGASTLAAVSAPDDRFEEVAETINGYRQVNHNYRRDHEWNMWFVVTAGSLETRNAILEEIAAETGCEVLNLPMLTDFYIDLEFPVVNGDRFARESVSETTADATRISETAAADLSPLDEAILLEIQDGLPLTETPYRDVAAAVDAPVASVCESIEALRADGCIKRIGCVVNHIVTGFDANCMVVWDVPDEDLDTRGEAVGELPYVTLCYNRPRRPDQDWPYNLFTMIHGRDPDAVDEKIDELADEALPYDHERLYSTETLKQTGARYDEILGS, encoded by the coding sequence ATGAGTACGCCAGCGACCGACGACGACTGGCGCGCCGGCATCGACGATATCGACGCGGCGCTCATCGATGGCTACCAGTCAGGCTTTCCGGTCACCGAGCGTCCCTTCCGGACTGTTGCGGACGACCTCGGCATCACGGAATCGGAAGCGCTGACGCGCGTCGAAGACCTCTACGAGCAAGGCATCTTCAGGCGGTTCGGTGCCGTTCTCAATCCCCCGGTCATCGGCGCGTCGACGCTGGCTGCCGTCAGCGCCCCCGACGACCGGTTCGAAGAGGTCGCAGAAACCATCAACGGCTACCGGCAGGTCAACCACAACTACCGCCGCGACCACGAGTGGAACATGTGGTTTGTGGTTACCGCCGGCTCGCTGGAGACGCGGAACGCCATCCTCGAAGAGATAGCGGCCGAGACCGGCTGTGAGGTCCTGAACCTCCCGATGCTGACGGACTTCTACATCGACCTCGAGTTCCCGGTCGTGAACGGCGACCGCTTTGCCCGCGAATCAGTCTCCGAGACAACCGCTGATGCGACACGAATCTCGGAGACGGCCGCCGCCGACCTCTCACCGCTTGACGAGGCCATCCTGCTGGAGATTCAGGACGGGCTTCCGCTGACGGAGACGCCCTACCGAGATGTCGCGGCGGCTGTCGACGCACCCGTTGCTTCGGTCTGTGAGTCGATCGAGGCGCTCCGAGCAGACGGCTGTATCAAGCGCATCGGCTGTGTCGTCAACCACATCGTCACCGGCTTTGACGCCAACTGCATGGTTGTCTGGGACGTTCCCGACGAAGACTTAGACACTCGGGGCGAGGCGGTCGGCGAGCTGCCGTACGTGACGCTGTGTTACAACCGCCCACGGCGGCCCGACCAAGACTGGCCGTACAACCTCTTTACGATGATTCACGGCCGCGACCCCGACGCGGTCGACGAGAAAATCGACGAGTTGGCCGACGAGGCGCTGCCATACGACCACGAGCGACTCTATTCGACGGAGACACTGAAGCAGACCGGCGCACGGTACGACGAAATTCTGGGCTCGTAG
- a CDS encoding CHY zinc finger protein, producing the protein MRVHGYEVRGVGLDGETRCAHYGTERDVVAIKFACCATYYACHRCHEECTDHERSRWPLGRRDEKAVLCGVCGTELAVQEYLGVDSCPDCGARFNPGCNNHTHLYFEERPTDGT; encoded by the coding sequence GTGCGCGTTCACGGCTACGAGGTACGGGGCGTCGGGCTCGACGGCGAAACGCGCTGTGCCCACTACGGAACCGAGCGCGACGTCGTCGCCATCAAGTTCGCCTGCTGTGCGACCTACTACGCCTGTCACCGGTGTCACGAGGAATGTACGGACCACGAACGGAGCCGGTGGCCGCTCGGACGCCGGGACGAGAAGGCTGTACTCTGTGGAGTCTGTGGGACCGAACTCGCTGTACAGGAGTATCTCGGCGTCGATAGCTGCCCCGACTGTGGAGCGCGGTTCAACCCCGGCTGTAACAACCACACCCACCTATATTTCGAGGAGCGGCCGACGGATGGCACGTAG
- a CDS encoding peptidylprolyl isomerase, with amino-acid sequence MSDDASVSDPENPTATIATTHGDITVELFEQRAPRTVENFIGLATGANDYEGTDIEPGTGAWEDPETGEKRIDPLYDDVPFHRVIEDFMIQGGDPTGTGRGGPGYQFDDEFHDELSHDGPGILSMANSGPDTNGSQFFITLDAQPHLDGRHAVFGQVIDGMDVVEEVGSLPTGRNDDPQEDVSIESVDVDQ; translated from the coding sequence ATGAGCGATGATGCTTCGGTCTCCGACCCCGAGAACCCGACCGCGACGATAGCGACGACCCACGGCGACATCACCGTCGAACTCTTCGAGCAGCGCGCCCCGCGAACCGTCGAGAACTTCATCGGTCTTGCGACGGGGGCCAACGATTACGAGGGAACCGACATCGAGCCCGGAACCGGCGCGTGGGAAGACCCCGAAACCGGTGAAAAGCGGATTGACCCACTCTACGACGATGTGCCCTTCCACCGCGTCATTGAGGACTTCATGATTCAGGGCGGTGACCCGACCGGAACCGGCCGCGGCGGCCCCGGCTACCAGTTCGACGACGAGTTCCACGACGAGCTGTCCCACGACGGCCCCGGTATCCTCTCGATGGCGAACTCCGGCCCCGACACGAACGGGAGCCAGTTCTTCATCACGCTGGACGCACAGCCGCATCTCGACGGCCGACACGCGGTCTTCGGCCAGGTCATCGACGGGATGGATGTCGTCGAAGAGGTCGGCTCGCTGCCGACCGGCCGAAACGACGACCCGCAGGAAGACGTCAGTATCGAATCCGTCGACGTCGACCAATAG
- a CDS encoding GNAT family N-acetyltransferase, translated as MDEIASPPVEEPTPPEDVSLRVATTRDAAAIADIYRPYIESTAATFREEPLEPSDVADEIDEPTYPWFVAERDGRVIGYAHAGELRKRAAYRWATELTVYLRESAHGAGVGSALYRLLLRTLARQGFVSAYGVVTLPNQSSVALHESLGFERNATFPAVGYKLGGWHDVAWYERQLRERPPEPSEPTPFEDCRSTPWLSALLGRDG; from the coding sequence ATGGACGAGATTGCCTCCCCGCCCGTCGAGGAGCCAACACCGCCCGAAGACGTCTCGCTTCGCGTTGCAACGACGAGGGACGCGGCTGCTATCGCTGACATCTACCGTCCCTACATTGAATCGACGGCCGCCACGTTCAGAGAGGAGCCGCTGGAGCCGTCTGATGTTGCCGACGAAATCGACGAGCCGACGTACCCGTGGTTTGTCGCCGAGCGCGACGGGCGCGTTATCGGCTACGCTCACGCTGGCGAACTGCGGAAACGGGCCGCCTACCGGTGGGCGACCGAGCTGACAGTCTACCTCCGAGAGTCGGCACACGGAGCCGGCGTCGGCTCGGCGCTGTACCGGCTGCTCTTGCGAACTCTCGCTCGACAAGGATTCGTCTCCGCCTACGGCGTCGTGACACTGCCGAATCAGTCGAGCGTCGCCCTCCACGAGTCGCTGGGGTTCGAGCGGAACGCTACGTTCCCCGCGGTCGGCTACAAACTCGGCGGCTGGCACGACGTGGCGTGGTACGAGCGGCAACTCCGTGAGCGACCACCGGAGCCGTCCGAGCCAACGCCGTTCGAGGACTGTCGGTCGACACCGTGGCTGTCGGCGCTGCTCGGCCGCGACGGGTGA
- a CDS encoding ABC transporter permease codes for MSLGGLSLLAVADALPVVGDLPFERHYITSIIYVSLYVSLTAVVLSTLISIPIALGVGFADFPGKGVVVAVINTGMGFPSVVVGLLVLFAVSNQGPLGGLGLVYTKEAMILSQIVLATPVITGVSLAAVTSVGDGVRDAAYAMGATKMDIALVTVKEARYGIATGVLAGLGRAISEVGSVLIVGGNIAGADGTAITRTLTTAIQLEARQGRFEAALVLGGILVALVLVINGLVLRLGGGRI; via the coding sequence ATGTCGCTTGGGGGGCTCTCGCTGCTTGCGGTCGCCGACGCGTTGCCTGTCGTCGGCGACCTTCCGTTCGAGCGCCACTACATTACCAGCATCATCTACGTCTCGCTGTATGTGAGCCTCACCGCTGTGGTACTCAGCACGCTCATCAGCATCCCGATAGCGCTCGGTGTCGGCTTCGCTGACTTCCCGGGGAAGGGGGTCGTGGTCGCCGTTATCAACACCGGGATGGGCTTTCCGAGCGTGGTTGTCGGTCTGCTGGTCCTGTTTGCCGTCTCGAATCAGGGGCCGCTTGGAGGTCTGGGACTCGTCTACACGAAGGAGGCGATGATTCTTTCACAGATAGTTCTGGCAACACCGGTCATTACGGGCGTCAGCCTCGCCGCGGTCACGAGCGTCGGCGACGGGGTCCGGGATGCCGCCTACGCGATGGGTGCGACGAAGATGGATATCGCCCTCGTCACGGTCAAAGAGGCCCGGTACGGAATCGCGACCGGCGTTCTCGCGGGGCTTGGACGGGCCATCAGCGAGGTCGGCTCGGTGCTCATCGTCGGCGGCAACATCGCAGGGGCTGATGGGACAGCCATCACCCGAACGCTGACGACGGCGATTCAGCTTGAAGCCCGGCAAGGGCGATTCGAAGCCGCATTGGTCCTCGGCGGCATCCTCGTCGCGCTCGTGTTGGTTATCAACGGACTCGTTCTCAGACTCGGGGGCGGTCGGATATGA
- a CDS encoding winged helix-turn-helix domain-containing protein: protein MVRDPLADDDAPDTEAVLEALHDDDCRAILAELDEPRTARELLDRCDIPRSTLYRKVDLLSEATLIREGTEISDDGSHASRYHVDFEEVIITREESSLNAEIERPARRADERLAELWSEVQKEL, encoded by the coding sequence ATGGTCCGGGACCCGTTGGCTGACGACGACGCCCCAGACACCGAGGCGGTGTTGGAGGCGTTACACGACGACGACTGTCGGGCGATACTCGCCGAGCTCGACGAGCCCCGGACGGCCCGGGAGTTACTCGACCGGTGTGACATCCCGCGGTCGACGCTCTACCGGAAAGTCGACCTGCTCTCGGAAGCCACGCTCATCAGAGAGGGGACTGAAATCAGCGACGACGGGAGCCACGCGTCACGTTATCACGTCGACTTCGAGGAAGTAATAATAACCCGGGAGGAATCATCCCTCAACGCCGAAATAGAACGGCCCGCAAGGCGGGCCGACGAGCGGCTCGCGGAACTGTGGTCGGAAGTCCAAAAGGAGCTATGA